One segment of Triticum aestivum cultivar Chinese Spring chromosome 2A, IWGSC CS RefSeq v2.1, whole genome shotgun sequence DNA contains the following:
- the LOC123185807 gene encoding brassinosteroid-responsive RING protein 1 — MGFPVGYSELLLPKQLLHLLLLLGYLRRFLLWAFDAVGLGDLLDLGDEHLPQDHARADHAAAAAQLLQHRRPEFRPVTAMVIEEVLPVVRFDELEAAACVDGDCAVCLSGIGGGDEVRRAAWPQPCT, encoded by the coding sequence ATGGGCTTCCCGGTCGGCTACTCCGAGCTTCTGCTCCCCAAGCAgctgctccacctcctcctcctgctcggTTACCTCCGCCGCTTCCTCCTCTGGGCCTTCGACGCCGTCGGCCTCGGCGACCTGCTGGATCTCGGGGACGAGCACCTGCCGCAGGACCACGCGCGCGCCGACCACGCCGCCGCGGCGGCGCAGCTGCTGCAGCACCGGCGGCCCGAGTTCCGGCCCGTCACGGCCATGGTCATCGAGGAGGTGCTCCCCGTGGTGCGGTTCGACGAGCTGGAGGCCGCGGCGTGCGTCGACGGGGACTGCGCCGTGTGCCTCAGCGGcatcggcggcggcgacgaggtgcGGCGAGCTGCCTGGCCCCAGCCGTGTACATAG